One genomic window of Streptomyces sp. NBC_01276 includes the following:
- a CDS encoding universal stress protein: MAGHEFSEPADRKRKPLADSVSSDLRAVEQTRLPCDPAFRHGVVVGFDGSMSSERALAYAIGMARRSGSGLIIVHVANRLPTTVWAGCEPPVFVDVPDHRTEVLGLELACADYLSEVPWILVERGGDICHELEEVGREYSADAIVVGSTHGIVGRIFGSVAGRLAKRAQRPVVVIP; encoded by the coding sequence ATGGCCGGTCACGAATTCTCCGAACCCGCGGACCGCAAGCGCAAACCCCTCGCCGATTCCGTATCGAGCGACCTGCGCGCGGTGGAACAGACCCGACTCCCCTGCGACCCGGCCTTCCGGCACGGCGTGGTGGTGGGCTTCGACGGCTCCATGTCCAGTGAGCGAGCCCTCGCGTACGCGATCGGAATGGCCCGGCGCTCGGGCTCCGGTCTGATCATCGTGCACGTGGCCAACCGCCTCCCCACCACCGTGTGGGCGGGCTGCGAGCCACCCGTCTTCGTGGACGTGCCGGACCACCGCACCGAGGTGCTGGGGCTGGAGCTGGCCTGCGCCGACTACCTGTCCGAGGTGCCGTGGATCCTGGTCGAGCGCGGCGGGGACATCTGCCACGAGCTGGAGGAGGTCGGCCGGGAGTACTCGGCCGACGCCATCGTGGTCGGCTCCACGCACGGGATCGTCGGCCGGATCTTCGGCTCGGTGGCGGGCCGGCTGGCCAAGCGGGCGCAGCGACCCGTCGTTGTCATTCCGTAA
- a CDS encoding GPR1/FUN34/YaaH family transporter, with protein sequence MDNGVSAGSTASTSTLGNIALGLTLLAFGIGHTGVVSGVTVADSVSLAMYVGGLALFVLGLLEFRGGNGFNGTAFAGLGAFWFTWAGGADGKVSPHAAGLFLALFALLALTLTVSAASGLFGQGVYALLTLSLVLLAIGAFAGGDGLGKAAGWVAALSGLLAWYGATAALAHWPTALGKASGSGAVAAG encoded by the coding sequence GTGGACAACGGTGTCTCTGCGGGAAGCACGGCCTCGACTTCGACCCTGGGGAACATCGCCCTGGGGCTCACCCTTCTCGCGTTCGGTATCGGCCACACGGGCGTCGTCAGCGGCGTGACCGTGGCCGACTCCGTGTCGCTCGCCATGTACGTCGGCGGTCTCGCCCTGTTCGTCCTCGGACTCCTCGAATTCCGGGGCGGCAACGGCTTCAACGGCACGGCGTTCGCGGGCCTCGGCGCCTTCTGGTTCACCTGGGCCGGCGGCGCCGACGGAAAGGTTTCGCCGCACGCGGCCGGCCTGTTCCTCGCCCTGTTCGCCCTGCTCGCGCTGACGCTCACCGTGAGCGCGGCGAGCGGACTGTTCGGCCAGGGCGTCTACGCCCTGCTCACCCTCTCCCTGGTGCTCCTCGCGATAGGCGCCTTCGCCGGCGGCGACGGGCTCGGCAAGGCGGCGGGCTGGGTGGCGGCGCTCTCCGGGCTGCTGGCCTGGTACGGGGCCACCGCCGCGCTGGCGCACTGGCCGACGGCGCTCGGCAAGGCCTCCGGCAGCGGCGCGGTCGCCGCGGGCTGA